A portion of the Cellulophaga algicola DSM 14237 genome contains these proteins:
- a CDS encoding MFS transporter — protein sequence MIKKDKGAWAWVPILYFTQGLPYVLVVTVSVIMYKKLGVSNEDIGLYTSLLYLPWVLKPFWSPLVDLKSTKRKWFLGMQLLIAIALFGVGLTIPTNMFFTTTLACFWMAAFASATNDIASDGYYMLGLTEKKQSFFVGLRSTFYRLAMVTGEGLIVFGAGFLEEKYGDSTKAWSITMTATAVLMLALTVANFFASPKYESSSEEPIQKPEGFLEIFRSFFKKPQIAIALAFILTYRLGESQLVKMSSPFLLDTPEKGGLGFTTKELGIVLGTIGVVALTVGGILGGILISKDGLKKWMLPMVLSLNIPNFFYAILALTKTTNIIAVSATIVLEKFGYGFGFAAFLMYLIYIADGKSKTSHYAIATGFMALGMMVPGMISGFMQSWLGYGGFFVWVVIAALPSLFLLKYLKYPADFGKKDVIKNE from the coding sequence ATGATTAAAAAAGATAAAGGAGCATGGGCTTGGGTGCCCATTTTATATTTTACACAAGGCCTACCTTATGTTTTGGTGGTTACCGTATCTGTAATCATGTATAAAAAACTAGGGGTAAGTAATGAAGATATTGGTCTCTATACTAGTCTACTATACCTCCCTTGGGTTTTAAAACCATTTTGGAGTCCGCTTGTAGATTTAAAAAGTACTAAAAGAAAATGGTTTTTAGGCATGCAATTACTCATCGCCATAGCATTGTTTGGTGTTGGCTTAACCATTCCTACCAATATGTTCTTTACCACTACCCTAGCTTGTTTTTGGATGGCGGCTTTTGCATCTGCCACCAATGATATTGCTTCAGACGGGTATTACATGCTAGGCCTAACAGAAAAAAAACAATCCTTTTTTGTAGGGTTAAGAAGTACCTTCTACCGATTAGCTATGGTTACAGGAGAAGGATTAATTGTTTTTGGCGCTGGGTTTTTAGAAGAAAAATATGGCGATTCTACAAAAGCTTGGAGTATTACGATGACCGCAACAGCGGTCTTAATGCTCGCACTAACTGTAGCTAACTTTTTTGCAAGTCCCAAATACGAATCTTCATCTGAAGAACCGATTCAAAAACCAGAAGGCTTCTTAGAAATATTTCGTAGCTTTTTTAAGAAACCTCAGATAGCAATTGCTCTAGCATTTATTCTTACCTATCGTTTAGGAGAATCTCAACTGGTAAAAATGTCTTCTCCCTTTTTATTAGATACCCCTGAAAAAGGAGGTCTTGGTTTTACGACAAAAGAATTAGGAATTGTTTTAGGTACTATTGGTGTGGTTGCCCTTACTGTAGGCGGAATATTAGGTGGAATATTAATTTCTAAAGATGGTTTAAAAAAATGGATGCTCCCTATGGTATTATCGCTAAACATCCCAAATTTTTTCTATGCTATTCTGGCACTTACAAAAACTACAAATATCATTGCTGTTTCTGCTACTATTGTACTTGAGAAATTTGGGTATGGGTTTGGTTTCGCAGCATTTCTTATGTACTTAATTTATATCGCAGACGGTAAATCTAAAACCTCTCACTATGCAATTGCTACAGGGTTTATGGCTTTAGGCATGATGGTTCCAGGAATGATTAGTGGGTTTATGCAAAGTTGGTTAGGCTACGGCGGCTTCTTTGTGTGGGTTGTTATTGCTGCCTTACCCTCTTTATTTTTATTAAAATATTTAAAATATCCGGCAGATTTCGGAAAAAAAGATGTCATTAAAAATGAATAA
- a CDS encoding glycoside hydrolase family 10 protein produces MKKIFLIVLLALFTSCAALKQKLPEREFRGFWVATVVNIDWPKNGKDAIEKQKEDYLKILDFYDQLNFNTAIVQIRTAGDAFYPSDYAPWSQYLTGEQGIAPDTEENLLAWMISETHERGMEFHAWLNPYRATFDLNTTLLSEQHDYYTHPDWMVKYGKKYYYNPGEPAVQDHMIALIDEIVKNYTIDAIHFDDYFYPYKITGETFNDVAAFNLYKLPNQTIEDWRRSSIDSLIRKTHYAIKKEKPWVQFGVSPFGVWKNKATDSRGSDTQAGQTTYDDLYADPLLWMQEGWIDYIIPQAYWSIALPVASHKTIMEWWAANSPNTNLYMGNGPYKIRNNSDKAWDNKKELPNQIKLGRKTPNIQGNAFFSAKSLMNDHEDVVNILKRKYYSKIALNPSTPNRIGNKIAIPKIVRIHKTNTSVNIQFNGLENFRYGLAFGAKKSGKNQLKLKKLLRTKIPLSLNSITLSNTILKNKKKIALVFIDKFGQETQPIFINLDQIVPYD; encoded by the coding sequence ATGAAAAAAATATTTTTAATAGTACTACTCGCATTATTTACCTCTTGCGCCGCTCTTAAACAAAAATTACCCGAGAGGGAATTTAGAGGTTTTTGGGTAGCTACTGTCGTAAATATTGATTGGCCAAAAAATGGTAAAGATGCTATTGAAAAGCAAAAGGAGGACTATCTTAAAATTTTAGACTTTTATGACCAGCTAAACTTTAATACAGCCATTGTTCAAATACGAACAGCGGGAGATGCTTTTTATCCTTCTGATTATGCACCTTGGTCACAATATTTAACAGGAGAACAAGGTATTGCTCCTGATACAGAAGAGAACTTATTAGCATGGATGATTTCTGAAACACATGAAAGAGGTATGGAGTTTCACGCTTGGTTAAATCCATATAGAGCCACTTTTGATCTTAACACCACACTTTTAAGCGAACAACATGACTACTATACGCATCCCGATTGGATGGTAAAATACGGTAAAAAATATTATTACAATCCTGGAGAACCAGCAGTCCAAGATCACATGATAGCGCTTATAGATGAAATAGTAAAAAACTATACGATTGATGCTATTCATTTTGATGATTATTTTTATCCCTATAAAATAACTGGCGAAACTTTTAATGATGTAGCTGCTTTCAATCTGTATAAATTACCTAATCAAACCATTGAAGATTGGAGACGTAGTAGTATAGATTCCCTTATTAGAAAAACACATTATGCCATTAAAAAAGAAAAACCTTGGGTCCAATTTGGAGTAAGTCCGTTTGGAGTTTGGAAAAATAAAGCTACAGATTCTAGAGGTTCTGATACTCAAGCCGGACAAACTACCTATGATGACCTCTATGCCGATCCGTTACTTTGGATGCAAGAAGGCTGGATTGATTACATTATTCCACAAGCCTATTGGAGCATAGCTCTACCTGTTGCCTCACACAAGACAATTATGGAGTGGTGGGCGGCAAATAGCCCAAATACCAATCTTTATATGGGTAACGGCCCATACAAAATTAGAAATAATAGCGACAAAGCTTGGGACAATAAAAAGGAACTCCCTAATCAAATAAAATTAGGTCGCAAGACCCCTAACATACAAGGAAATGCATTTTTTAGTGCCAAAAGCTTAATGAATGACCATGAAGATGTAGTCAACATATTAAAAAGAAAATATTATAGTAAAATTGCTTTGAACCCAAGTACACCTAACCGTATAGGAAATAAAATTGCTATTCCTAAAATAGTACGTATTCATAAGACAAACACCTCCGTTAACATTCAATTTAACGGCCTTGAGAATTTTAGATATGGATTAGCATTTGGTGCTAAAAAGAGTGGAAAAAATCAGCTTAAATTAAAAAAACTACTACGTACTAAGATTCCGTTATCTCTAAATTCTATAACACTTTCTAATACAATTCTTAAAAATAAAAAGAAAATTGCGTTAGTATTTATTGATAAATTCGGACAAGAAACACAGCCTATTTTTATAAATTTAGATCAAATCGTACCGTATGATTAA
- a CDS encoding IS1595-like element ISCal1 family transposase: MDIFKGQNLLEFSDCFKTDNDCKEYLANIKSKTPFKCSRCNHIACQTRADFSRQCNICRHTESATADTLFHKVKFGVRKAFFICFEMATSTKSLSASYMGVRYGVTEKTARLFMLKVREAMSSSGNNPMDGVVHVDEFVLGGREETKVGRSYNAKKKKAVTAVQLTEDGKVKRMYAMKIDDFSAQSLQYIFVNHISRNAKITTDKWRGYSPIAKAYDITQIESNGGLNFKALHTMIHQVKSWIRTTYSWVSDNNLNRYFNEFCFRINRSQSKATIFNNLIVKMVNNDKINQAELISN, from the coding sequence ATGGATATTTTCAAGGGTCAAAATCTTCTAGAGTTCTCTGATTGCTTCAAAACGGACAATGATTGCAAAGAATATTTAGCAAATATTAAGTCTAAAACCCCTTTTAAATGTTCTAGATGCAATCATATAGCCTGTCAAACACGTGCTGATTTCTCTAGGCAATGTAATATTTGTAGACATACAGAATCCGCAACAGCAGATACATTATTTCACAAGGTAAAGTTTGGTGTTCGCAAAGCATTTTTTATTTGTTTTGAGATGGCTACAAGCACGAAAAGCTTATCTGCAAGTTATATGGGAGTACGTTACGGAGTAACAGAAAAAACAGCTAGACTTTTTATGCTTAAGGTCAGAGAAGCTATGTCTTCGAGTGGGAATAATCCTATGGACGGAGTTGTTCATGTAGATGAATTTGTTTTAGGGGGCAGAGAAGAAACAAAAGTTGGCAGAAGCTACAATGCTAAGAAAAAGAAGGCGGTTACAGCTGTACAGCTTACAGAAGATGGAAAGGTAAAAAGAATGTATGCTATGAAAATAGATGATTTTTCAGCACAATCCTTACAATATATTTTTGTCAACCATATCAGCCGAAACGCAAAGATTACTACAGATAAATGGAGAGGCTATAGTCCTATTGCAAAGGCTTACGACATCACACAAATAGAAAGTAATGGAGGGTTAAATTTTAAAGCGCTTCATACAATGATACATCAGGTTAAATCTTGGATAAGAACAACTTATTCTTGGGTTAGTGACAATAATTTAAATAGATATTTCAATGAATTTTGTTTTAGAATAAACAGATCTCAAAGTAAAGCTACAATATTCAATAATCTTATTGTTAAAATGGTCAATAATGATAAAATCAATCAAGCTGAATTAATAAGTAATTAA
- a CDS encoding DeoR/GlpR family DNA-binding transcription regulator — protein sequence MLKEERHKFILNEVELHNRILLTDIAEQLEVSIDTIRRDVKELDAGEQLKKVHGGAIALGFTNYATTNKNIYAQDDKIIIAEKALSLINSGSTILIHGGTTCLELAKAIPNKLEITCFTTSLAVAMELLTKKGVDVLFIGGRLSKDSQLAIGASAIHQLSEITLDYSFIGTGYVAVDYGLTEFDLESVQVKKAIIKSSKKTVLLLISEKLNSKHRYKTCEINAINTMITEIDPKNTLLDNFRKQDIRLL from the coding sequence ATGTTAAAAGAAGAACGACATAAGTTTATTCTTAATGAAGTAGAACTGCACAACCGCATTTTACTTACAGATATTGCTGAGCAATTAGAGGTGTCTATAGATACAATTCGTAGAGATGTAAAAGAATTGGATGCAGGAGAACAATTAAAAAAAGTACATGGAGGAGCTATAGCATTGGGGTTTACCAATTATGCTACGACAAATAAAAATATTTATGCTCAGGATGATAAAATAATCATAGCAGAGAAAGCGTTGTCTTTAATAAATTCAGGAAGTACAATTCTTATTCATGGTGGAACAACCTGTTTAGAGTTGGCTAAAGCAATTCCGAATAAATTAGAAATTACATGCTTCACAACCAGTCTTGCTGTTGCGATGGAGTTATTAACTAAAAAAGGGGTAGATGTTTTATTTATTGGTGGTAGGTTGTCAAAGGATTCTCAGTTAGCTATTGGTGCTAGTGCTATTCATCAATTATCAGAAATTACTTTAGACTATAGTTTTATAGGTACAGGATATGTAGCTGTAGATTATGGTTTAACGGAATTTGATTTGGAAAGTGTGCAAGTAAAAAAAGCAATCATAAAATCATCTAAGAAAACTGTACTTTTGCTAATATCAGAAAAATTAAATTCTAAACATCGTTATAAGACTTGTGAGATTAATGCTATTAACACAATGATTACCGAAATAGATCCCAAAAATACTTTATTAGATAATTTTAGAAAACAAGACATTCGTTTGTTATAA
- a CDS encoding N-acetylmuramic acid 6-phosphate etherase, with the protein MNYKKITETASNYDNLEQMDTQLVLENINREDQKVAEAVRLVIPSITKLVDEIVLRFNRGGRLFYIGAGTSGRLGILDASEIPPTFGMPHESVVGIIAGGDIAIRKAVENAEDNAEQAWIDLNEYNITKDDVLIGIAASGSTPYVIGGIYEARANGILTACITNNPGSPLAQAADIPIAINVGPEFVTGSTRMKSGTSQKLVLNMISTTLMIKIGRVRGNKMVNMQLSNDKLVDRGTRYLVEALAIPYNEAEKLLKIHGSVHKATEAHNVK; encoded by the coding sequence ATGAATTATAAAAAAATCACAGAAACAGCTTCAAATTATGATAATTTGGAGCAAATGGATACACAATTAGTATTAGAAAATATTAATCGTGAAGATCAAAAAGTTGCAGAAGCAGTACGCTTAGTTATTCCTTCAATAACTAAATTGGTAGACGAAATAGTCCTACGTTTTAATAGGGGAGGACGCTTATTTTATATAGGTGCTGGTACTAGCGGTAGATTGGGGATATTAGATGCATCAGAAATACCGCCAACTTTTGGAATGCCACATGAAAGTGTTGTTGGAATTATTGCTGGTGGCGATATTGCGATTAGAAAAGCAGTAGAAAATGCTGAAGACAATGCGGAACAAGCTTGGATAGATTTAAACGAGTATAATATTACTAAAGATGATGTTTTAATTGGTATAGCAGCCTCCGGAAGTACTCCTTATGTTATAGGCGGAATTTATGAGGCAAGAGCAAATGGAATATTAACAGCGTGTATTACTAATAACCCAGGTTCTCCTTTAGCACAAGCAGCAGATATTCCTATAGCAATTAATGTAGGTCCAGAGTTTGTAACTGGGAGTACGCGCATGAAAAGTGGTACCTCACAGAAATTAGTATTAAATATGATTTCTACAACACTAATGATTAAAATTGGTCGTGTACGAGGTAATAAAATGGTAAACATGCAATTGAGTAATGATAAATTAGTTGATAGAGGGACTAGATATTTAGTCGAAGCTTTAGCTATTCCTTATAATGAAGCAGAAAAGCTGCTTAAAATACATGGATCTGTACATAAAGCAACCGAAGCTCATAACGTAAAATAA